AAACTCAGCGACGCGCAGATCTCGGGGGTGCTCGACACGATCACCACCCTGCGAGACCGCGCGGCGGAATGACGACCCGGCCTCGAATGCCCGCGAATATCGAAAACCATTGTGCTGCAAGGAAAGTCACCACAGCTGTCTAACTGAGGCCAAAAGGGCCCTGCCGGAGTGCACCCGGCGTCTCGTAGTATCGGGGTCGTGGCGAAATACGGGATCCTGGTGGCGGTCGACGGTTCGGCCGAATCCGACGCAGCCGTCGTCTGGGCGGCCCGAGAGGCCGCCTCGCGCCACGTGCGCCTTACCTTGCTGCACGCGGTCACTCCGGTGGTCGTGGGCTGGCCGGTGGGTCAGCTGTACACCGAAATGCCGGAGTGGCAGCAGGACAACGCCGACCACGTCGTCACGCATGCCCGCCACACCGTGGCCGAGAGCGGCGCCACACCGGCTGACGTACACGTCGAGATGCCTTATGCCAACGCGGTTCCCGCCCTGATCGAGGCGTCCAAGCATGCCGAGATGGTGGTGGTAGGAAACCAGGGGATCGGTGCGCTGGGGCGCATGTTGCTGGGCTCGGTCAGCTCCGCGCTGATTCAGCATGCGCACTGTCCCGTCGCGGTGATTCGGGGTGGTGAGGGCGCGGTGATTCCCGACCCCGCCGCACCCGTGCTGGTGGGCATCGACGGGTCACCGGCGTCGGAGGCCGCGACGGCCCTGGCGTTCGAGGAGGCCTCCCGACGCGGTGTCGGCCTGGTCGCATTGCACGCCTGGAGCGATGTCGGGGTTTTCCCGGCGCTGGGCATGGACTGGCACGACCGCGAAAACGAGGGCCAGGAGGTTCTCGCCGAGCGGCTGGCGGGCTGGCAGGAGCAGTACCCGGACGTTCAGGTGCAGCGGTCGCTGGTCTGCGACACCCCGGCGAAATGGCTGCTGGAAGCCGCCGAGCAGGCACAGCTCATTGTGGTGGGGACTCGCGGCCGGGGCGGATTCCCGGGCTTGCTGCTTGGTTCGGTGAGCTCTGCGGTGGTCCACGCGGCAACTATCCCGGTGATCGTGGTCGGCTCGTAAGTTCGGGTCTTTGGTCCCCGCC
The nucleotide sequence above comes from Mycobacterium kiyosense. Encoded proteins:
- a CDS encoding universal stress protein — encoded protein: MHPASRSIGVVAKYGILVAVDGSAESDAAVVWAAREAASRHVRLTLLHAVTPVVVGWPVGQLYTEMPEWQQDNADHVVTHARHTVAESGATPADVHVEMPYANAVPALIEASKHAEMVVVGNQGIGALGRMLLGSVSSALIQHAHCPVAVIRGGEGAVIPDPAAPVLVGIDGSPASEAATALAFEEASRRGVGLVALHAWSDVGVFPALGMDWHDRENEGQEVLAERLAGWQEQYPDVQVQRSLVCDTPAKWLLEAAEQAQLIVVGTRGRGGFPGLLLGSVSSAVVHAATIPVIVVGS